The following proteins are co-located in the Pedobacter sp. FW305-3-2-15-E-R2A2 genome:
- a CDS encoding ferritin-like domain-containing protein, protein MNIVDILEEIEKVDGEVYERFSPRRTAMKEFFNIGKKVSLAAVPVALGSMFTKAYGQSTLPSGVKAVLQFALTLEHFEAAFYTQALKATGGADFPGSAQGTLDKTAIGIISGHETSHVNFLKGVIGSDAVAAKASYDWTASGAFPNPFAVGNYGVFLAVAQALEDTGVRAYKGQAPALVGQGGVLTAALNIHSVEARHAAKIRYMRAQNGFAIKPWITGGNDSGVPNAAAVYAGEELTTQATISIVGINGTAVNAAAASESFDEPLTTQQVLDIVKLFGIS, encoded by the coding sequence ATGAATATCGTAGATATATTAGAAGAAATTGAAAAAGTAGACGGGGAAGTGTATGAACGCTTTAGTCCACGAAGAACCGCTATGAAAGAATTTTTCAATATCGGTAAAAAAGTAAGCCTTGCTGCCGTTCCTGTGGCCTTGGGTTCTATGTTTACCAAAGCTTACGGACAAAGTACTTTACCTTCAGGGGTAAAAGCGGTGCTCCAGTTTGCGTTAACATTGGAACATTTTGAAGCCGCATTTTATACCCAGGCTTTAAAAGCAACAGGTGGTGCAGATTTCCCTGGATCAGCGCAGGGTACTTTGGATAAAACTGCCATTGGCATCATCAGCGGACATGAAACTTCACATGTGAACTTCCTGAAAGGGGTGATTGGTTCAGATGCTGTTGCCGCAAAAGCGAGTTACGACTGGACCGCAAGCGGGGCCTTTCCAAATCCTTTTGCTGTTGGTAATTATGGGGTGTTCCTGGCCGTAGCACAGGCACTGGAAGATACTGGCGTGCGCGCTTATAAAGGACAGGCTCCTGCTTTAGTTGGACAGGGAGGCGTGCTGACGGCTGCACTAAACATTCATTCTGTAGAAGCCCGTCATGCTGCGAAAATCCGTTACATGCGTGCCCAAAATGGCTTTGCCATCAAACCATGGATTACCGGAGGAAATGATAGTGGGGTGCCAAATGCGGCTGCAGTATATGCCGGAGAAGAATTGACTACTCAGGCTACCATTTCAATTGTTGGAATTAATGGAACTGCGGTGAACGCTGCGGCGGCCTCAGAATCATTTGATGAGCCATTAACTACCCAACAAGTATTGGATATTGTGAAATTATTTGGAATTTCTTAA
- a CDS encoding LytTR family DNA-binding domain-containing protein, with protein MLNTIIVDDEEFARSSLYFLLQENCENIHISGIAKSVAEARHLLSNNKIDLIFLDIAMPGENGFDLIPQAQLSKSHVIFTTAYDQYALRAIKANALDYLLKPIDIDELKLAVEKAGKYIALDKKEHNRNESLQNLAVHLSERNEIRKISLPNGQGYSLINIDDIIHIEADSNYSIFHLANKETITVSKVLKEYEEILPEQQFVRIHKSSIVNLNYLKEYNSKNGMEVILKNGEKIAVSRRRASDFAEKIKSYTRFESDK; from the coding sequence GTGCTGAATACAATTATTGTTGATGATGAAGAATTTGCCCGTTCCTCTCTTTATTTCTTATTACAGGAAAACTGCGAGAACATCCATATTTCAGGGATTGCCAAGTCTGTAGCTGAAGCAAGGCACTTACTGAGCAACAACAAGATAGACCTCATTTTCCTGGACATTGCCATGCCCGGAGAGAATGGATTTGACCTGATTCCTCAGGCGCAACTCAGTAAATCACATGTCATCTTTACCACTGCTTATGATCAGTATGCACTCCGGGCAATCAAGGCCAATGCACTGGATTATCTGTTGAAACCAATCGATATTGATGAACTGAAACTCGCCGTAGAAAAAGCCGGTAAATATATTGCGCTGGATAAAAAAGAACACAACAGGAATGAAAGTCTTCAAAATCTGGCCGTTCATTTATCCGAAAGAAATGAGATCAGAAAGATCAGTTTACCTAATGGACAGGGCTATTCATTGATCAATATTGATGACATTATTCATATTGAAGCAGACAGCAATTACTCTATATTTCACCTCGCCAATAAAGAAACCATTACCGTTTCCAAGGTTTTAAAAGAATATGAGGAAATCCTTCCCGAACAACAGTTTGTCAGAATCCATAAATCAAGCATTGTCAACCTGAATTACTTAAAGGAATATAATTCTAAGAATGGCATGGAAGTGATCCTGAAGAATGGAGAGAAAATTGCAGTTTCCCGACGTCGGGCCAGTGATTTTGCAGAGAAGATTAAATCATATACCCGTTTTGAAAGTGATAAATAG
- a CDS encoding CofH family radical SAM protein codes for MNTAELLHRALHFDFLTQEEGVFLYHHASTAELAYVANELRKKQVPSGKVTWQIDRNVNTTNVCIANCKFCNFFRRPGHDESYITDIETYKVKIEETFRLGGDQLLLQGGHHPDLGLKFYADLFKQLKELYPDLKLHALGPPEIAHVAKLEGISHTEVLSALKAAGMDSLPGAGAEILNDRVRRLISKGKCGGKEWLDVMRAAHQLDITTSATMMFGHVETIEERFEHLVWIREVQSEKPADAKGFLAFIPWPFQDDGTLLKRLRGISNNVSGDEYIRMLALSRIMLPNVKNIQASWLTVGKNVAELCLHAGANDFGSIMIEENVVSAAGAPHRFTARGIQDAIREAGFEPQLRGQQYNYRDLPEHLEEQVINY; via the coding sequence ATGAATACTGCCGAATTATTGCATAGGGCCTTACATTTCGACTTTCTTACACAAGAAGAAGGCGTTTTTTTGTATCACCATGCATCAACTGCCGAACTGGCCTATGTAGCCAATGAACTGAGGAAAAAACAAGTACCCAGCGGGAAAGTGACCTGGCAGATAGACCGTAACGTAAACACCACTAACGTATGTATTGCCAATTGTAAATTCTGTAATTTCTTCAGAAGACCTGGCCACGACGAGAGTTACATTACGGATATCGAGACTTATAAAGTTAAAATTGAAGAGACTTTCAGGTTAGGTGGCGATCAGTTACTGCTTCAGGGCGGGCATCATCCTGATCTTGGCTTAAAATTTTATGCCGATCTGTTTAAACAACTCAAAGAATTATATCCTGATCTGAAGCTGCATGCATTAGGTCCACCGGAAATTGCCCACGTAGCGAAGCTGGAAGGCATTTCTCATACGGAAGTGCTGAGTGCATTGAAAGCCGCGGGAATGGATTCCCTTCCTGGTGCCGGTGCTGAAATCCTGAACGACCGTGTCAGAAGATTGATTTCCAAAGGAAAATGTGGCGGAAAAGAGTGGCTGGACGTGATGCGTGCTGCACATCAGCTGGACATTACCACTTCTGCGACCATGATGTTCGGACATGTAGAAACCATTGAAGAACGTTTTGAACACCTGGTATGGATCAGAGAGGTTCAAAGTGAGAAACCGGCAGATGCCAAAGGTTTCCTTGCTTTTATTCCATGGCCTTTCCAGGATGACGGTACCTTGTTAAAAAGATTAAGGGGCATCAGCAATAATGTTTCCGGCGATGAGTACATCAGAATGCTGGCGCTGAGCAGAATTATGCTGCCTAATGTTAAAAATATTCAGGCCTCCTGGCTTACGGTGGGAAAAAATGTAGCCGAATTGTGTTTACATGCCGGAGCAAATGATTTCGGATCCATCATGATTGAAGAGAATGTCGTTTCTGCGGCTGGAGCTCCACACCGTTTTACGGCCAGGGGAATTCAGGATGCGATCAGAGAAGCAGGTTTTGAACCTCAGCTTCGTGGTCAGCAGTACAACTACCGCGATCTTCCGGAACACCTGGAAGAGCAGGTGATCAATTATTAA
- a CDS encoding DUF3857 domain-containing protein, which produces MKQKLMLTAMLSFAGICSYAQGEYDVSKIPAVLTENAALVVRNEEMVYEVKGLGTARQDYKTAVTILNKKGEGASNMYEHYDKFSNVYNLKATLYDAKGTKIKEYRSSDFKDRSAVSGGTLYSDSRIKFMEFLYASFPYTIEYSYSVDYSGILSYPSWNPVSSWAMAVEKSSYTFKIPKSFSFKRMNSVGLKTDSTTVKDLMQYQWSCTAVPALVHEPMSTGLKTVTPWVTLAPNQFEYDSSKANIENWQKLGGWLYQLSSGSQVLPEPAKAKVQALIKDAKSPKEKIKVLYRYLQENTRYVGVQLGIGGFTPIVAEKVSTVNYGDCKGLSNYMKAMLQEAGIKSNLVVIGNGMPSLNRKYASMNQANHMILCVPLEKDTTWLECTSAYDPTGFIGNNNSGRTVLLVTEDGGKLVETPLMNASANYLKRSTKVNLNEEGSADILIDTKYANAQYEDNIGLMLIEPVTQRKNIMNSLGIPNMEITSLKYTQPDKDQPLLNESISLKSSQLLSGGGGKLFLTMNLLNRQENSLTPMEKRKTPFSLNYGYLDEDEVIYTIPKGFKVEFIPKDILIESEFGKYTAKVVAKDNTLIYTRTKSIINKQYPAEKYNDYVAFHKKLYQADKQKGILAKIE; this is translated from the coding sequence ATGAAACAGAAATTGATGTTAACGGCCATGCTGAGCTTTGCCGGGATCTGTAGCTATGCTCAGGGAGAATATGATGTAAGCAAAATTCCTGCTGTGCTAACGGAAAATGCAGCCTTAGTAGTCAGAAACGAAGAAATGGTGTATGAGGTCAAGGGACTGGGAACAGCCAGACAAGACTATAAAACAGCCGTAACCATTTTAAATAAAAAGGGAGAAGGCGCGTCCAACATGTACGAGCATTATGACAAGTTCTCGAATGTCTACAATTTAAAAGCAACACTTTACGATGCAAAAGGAACAAAAATAAAGGAGTATCGCTCTTCGGACTTCAAAGACAGGAGCGCGGTATCCGGAGGTACACTTTATTCAGACAGCAGGATAAAGTTCATGGAATTTCTATATGCTTCTTTTCCTTATACGATTGAGTATAGCTATAGTGTTGATTACAGTGGTATTTTAAGCTACCCTTCCTGGAATCCGGTATCCTCATGGGCAATGGCGGTAGAGAAATCTTCCTATACTTTTAAGATCCCGAAATCATTTAGCTTTAAGCGAATGAACAGCGTTGGATTGAAAACGGATTCTACGACTGTAAAAGACCTGATGCAGTACCAATGGTCCTGCACGGCTGTTCCTGCATTGGTCCATGAGCCGATGAGTACAGGATTAAAGACGGTCACTCCCTGGGTTACCTTAGCTCCCAATCAGTTTGAATATGACAGCTCCAAAGCAAATATCGAAAACTGGCAGAAACTGGGTGGCTGGTTGTACCAATTGAGCAGTGGCTCCCAGGTCTTACCGGAACCCGCAAAAGCAAAAGTACAGGCACTCATCAAAGATGCGAAATCACCAAAAGAAAAAATTAAAGTACTTTACCGGTATTTACAGGAAAACACAAGGTATGTAGGTGTTCAGCTTGGCATAGGTGGATTCACTCCCATCGTCGCAGAAAAAGTATCTACCGTAAACTATGGCGATTGTAAAGGGCTTTCCAATTATATGAAAGCAATGCTTCAGGAAGCAGGGATTAAATCAAATCTGGTTGTGATCGGGAATGGCATGCCTTCTCTTAACCGCAAATATGCCAGTATGAACCAGGCCAATCACATGATTCTTTGTGTGCCTTTGGAAAAAGATACCACCTGGCTGGAGTGTACGAGTGCTTATGACCCGACAGGCTTTATAGGCAATAACAATTCGGGCAGAACGGTTTTATTGGTGACCGAAGATGGCGGTAAACTCGTGGAAACACCGCTTATGAATGCCTCGGCCAACTATTTGAAACGGAGTACAAAAGTTAATCTCAATGAAGAAGGCAGTGCCGACATCCTGATTGACACGAAATACGCGAATGCCCAATATGAGGACAACATTGGATTAATGCTGATAGAACCTGTCACACAGCGTAAAAACATCATGAATTCCTTAGGTATCCCGAATATGGAGATCACCTCGCTAAAGTATACCCAGCCGGATAAAGATCAGCCTTTACTAAATGAAAGTATCAGCCTGAAAAGCAGTCAGCTGCTCAGCGGAGGCGGGGGAAAACTATTCCTCACGATGAACTTGTTGAACAGACAGGAAAATTCACTTACCCCAATGGAGAAGCGCAAGACTCCTTTCTCTCTCAATTATGGTTACCTGGATGAAGATGAGGTCATATACACCATCCCTAAAGGATTTAAAGTAGAATTTATCCCTAAAGATATCCTCATTGAATCTGAATTTGGAAAGTATACGGCTAAAGTGGTTGCCAAAGACAACACCCTCATTTATACGCGGACAAAGTCTATCATTAACAAACAATATCCTGCTGAGAAATACAATGATTATGTAGCTTTTCATAAAAAGCTGTATCAGGCGGATAAACAAAAAGGTATCCTGGCTAAAATAGAATAG
- a CDS encoding pitrilysin family protein, whose amino-acid sequence MVDFNRFTLANGLRVLVHEDDTTPMAVLNILYDVGARDEEQDKTGFAHLFEHLMFGGSVNIPSYDEPLQRVGGENNAFTSNDITNYYITLPATNLETAFWLESDRMLSLAFSEKSLETQRNVVCEEFKQRYLNQPYGDVWLKLRPLAYKEHPYRWATIGQDLKQIEDAKMEDVKAFFQKHYNPQNAIMVVGGHVKTADVKALAEKWFAPIPAGERYLRNLPTEPQQKEARQETVIAEVPLNAIYMAFQMPDRADKDYQVYDLLSDILSQGQSSRLYNSLLKEQQLFSEINAYLTGSIDKGLFIVEGKLVEGVTMEAAEAAIWKELNAIAAEEVTVDELTKVKNKSESIIVFAEMSLLDKAMNLAYYELLGDANLLNTEIHKYHDVTSSRILEVAQRTFVKEQSSILYYLTAQDA is encoded by the coding sequence ATGGTAGATTTTAACCGTTTTACATTGGCCAATGGATTGCGTGTCCTGGTACACGAGGATGATACAACGCCTATGGCGGTGTTAAACATTCTATACGACGTTGGTGCAAGAGACGAAGAACAAGATAAAACCGGCTTTGCCCATTTATTTGAACACCTCATGTTTGGGGGTTCTGTAAATATTCCAAGTTATGATGAACCCCTGCAAAGAGTAGGAGGAGAGAACAATGCTTTTACGAGCAATGACATCACCAATTATTATATCACACTTCCTGCCACCAATCTGGAAACTGCTTTTTGGCTGGAGAGCGATCGCATGCTGAGCCTTGCCTTTTCTGAGAAAAGCCTGGAAACACAACGTAATGTGGTATGTGAAGAGTTTAAACAGCGTTACCTGAATCAGCCTTATGGCGATGTATGGTTGAAACTGAGACCGCTTGCTTATAAGGAACACCCTTACCGCTGGGCCACCATCGGGCAGGACCTGAAGCAGATTGAAGATGCTAAGATGGAAGATGTAAAGGCATTTTTTCAAAAGCATTACAATCCTCAAAATGCCATTATGGTAGTTGGTGGTCATGTAAAGACTGCTGATGTAAAGGCACTTGCTGAGAAATGGTTTGCGCCAATCCCTGCAGGAGAACGGTACCTTAGAAACCTGCCAACAGAACCTCAGCAAAAAGAAGCACGTCAGGAAACGGTAATCGCAGAGGTTCCGCTGAATGCCATCTATATGGCGTTTCAGATGCCGGACAGGGCGGATAAAGATTACCAGGTTTATGACCTGCTGTCGGATATCCTTTCTCAGGGACAATCGTCGAGGTTGTACAATAGCCTGCTAAAAGAACAACAATTGTTCAGCGAAATCAATGCTTACCTGACGGGAAGTATTGACAAAGGATTGTTCATCGTAGAAGGGAAACTGGTAGAAGGGGTAACGATGGAAGCTGCTGAAGCAGCCATCTGGAAAGAACTGAATGCCATCGCGGCAGAAGAAGTAACGGTAGATGAGCTGACCAAAGTGAAAAACAAGTCTGAATCCATCATTGTGTTTGCCGAAATGAGCCTTTTAGATAAGGCGATGAACCTGGCTTATTATGAATTATTAGGGGATGCAAACCTGCTGAACACGGAGATTCATAAATACCATGACGTCACTTCATCACGCATTTTAGAAGTTGCACAACGCACCTTCGTAAAAGAACAATCTTCAATCTTATACTATTTAACTGCTCAAGATGCTTAA
- a CDS encoding pitrilysin family protein — MLNRTLAPESKQVDEINFIEPLKQQLDNGIPVFTINAGKQELVRIEFIFENVNWDQSKPLQAVSVSHLINNGTAKLTAKDIAEKVDYYGAFLQTEYGADQSSVKVYTLNKHLAAVLPILRSILNESIFPQQELDIFIQNQKQSLQVSLQKNDFLARKHFAHAIFGDSTYGSNIEASDYDAIQQADLLRYFKAAYKPENCTIIVAGKFEQKEFDLLNNFLGKEWDNHEESVANKFEFSEGTKGEVLIERPDAIQSAIRMGALAITRKHKDFPGFQVMNCLLGGYFGSRLMANIREDKGYTYGIGSAVVSLKDAGYFFIATEVGADVCSSALTEIEKEIELLRTETVTEEELNLVRNYMLGSMLGSLENAFSHADKFKNAYFSGLDYTYYDNYIETVKTITAEELKQLANQYLNPADFTKVVVGKK, encoded by the coding sequence ATGCTTAATCGTACGTTAGCGCCTGAATCGAAACAGGTAGATGAAATAAATTTTATTGAACCATTAAAGCAACAATTGGATAATGGGATTCCTGTATTTACCATCAATGCCGGTAAACAGGAACTGGTACGTATTGAGTTTATCTTTGAAAATGTAAACTGGGACCAGTCAAAACCCCTTCAGGCAGTATCGGTTAGCCACCTGATCAATAATGGAACGGCGAAGCTAACGGCCAAAGATATTGCAGAAAAAGTAGATTATTACGGTGCTTTCCTGCAAACGGAATATGGCGCAGATCAATCGAGTGTAAAGGTTTATACGCTAAATAAACACCTGGCGGCAGTATTGCCGATCCTCAGGTCGATCCTTAATGAGAGTATTTTTCCTCAACAGGAACTGGATATTTTCATTCAAAATCAAAAACAATCGCTCCAGGTGAGCCTGCAGAAAAATGATTTCCTGGCGAGGAAACATTTTGCACATGCCATTTTCGGAGATTCTACCTACGGTTCCAATATAGAAGCATCGGATTACGATGCCATACAGCAGGCAGACTTACTGCGCTATTTTAAAGCAGCATACAAGCCTGAAAACTGTACGATAATTGTTGCAGGGAAGTTCGAACAAAAAGAATTCGATTTGCTGAATAATTTCCTTGGAAAAGAATGGGACAATCATGAAGAATCGGTTGCCAATAAGTTTGAGTTTAGCGAAGGAACAAAAGGAGAAGTGCTGATTGAGCGTCCCGACGCGATTCAGTCGGCCATACGGATGGGAGCACTTGCCATTACCAGAAAACATAAAGATTTTCCGGGATTCCAGGTGATGAATTGTTTGCTTGGCGGTTATTTCGGATCCAGACTGATGGCAAATATCCGTGAGGATAAAGGTTATACGTATGGCATTGGCTCTGCTGTGGTCTCCTTAAAAGACGCTGGTTATTTCTTTATTGCTACAGAAGTAGGAGCAGATGTTTGCAGCAGTGCATTGACGGAGATTGAAAAAGAGATTGAACTCCTGAGAACAGAAACCGTGACTGAAGAAGAATTGAACCTAGTTCGCAATTACATGCTGGGCTCCATGCTGGGCAGTCTGGAGAATGCTTTCTCTCATGCTGACAAGTTTAAAAATGCTTATTTCTCCGGTTTGGACTATACTTATTACGATAACTATATCGAAACCGTAAAAACGATTACCGCTGAAGAACTGAAACAGCTGGCCAATCAATATTTAAACCCGGCCGACTTCACAAAGGTTGTGGTTGGAAAGAAATAA
- a CDS encoding ferritin-like domain-containing protein, translating into MKNLQDEKEMLQEESSIFNSTLQRRSFLQYAGAGAAGIALIAAGCKKDRNHPMEPGATGVTLDFKDDFGVLNYAYALEQLEAAFYIQVAATPYANISAAELAYFKDIQFHEIAHREFFKNALGAAAIGSLEVDFSKINFADRTSVLGTAKAFEDLGVSAYNGAGSLLKSTVYLTLAGKIVSVEARHAAYIRELISPNSFSNVEVVDMVNGLDKSRNPMEVLAIAGGFVKTKINVTNLNA; encoded by the coding sequence ATGAAAAACTTACAAGACGAAAAAGAAATGCTGCAGGAGGAAAGCAGTATTTTTAATTCCACATTGCAGCGTCGTTCTTTCCTGCAATATGCAGGTGCAGGAGCAGCAGGTATCGCATTAATTGCTGCCGGTTGTAAAAAAGACCGCAATCATCCAATGGAGCCGGGAGCCACAGGTGTAACCTTAGATTTTAAAGATGATTTTGGTGTATTAAATTATGCCTATGCATTGGAACAACTGGAAGCCGCCTTTTATATTCAGGTAGCAGCCACTCCCTATGCCAATATCAGCGCAGCAGAGCTTGCCTATTTTAAAGACATTCAGTTTCATGAAATTGCCCATCGCGAATTCTTTAAAAACGCATTGGGAGCAGCAGCGATCGGTAGTCTGGAGGTTGATTTTTCAAAAATCAATTTTGCCGACCGGACCAGTGTGCTGGGGACTGCAAAAGCTTTTGAAGATTTAGGCGTTTCCGCTTATAATGGCGCAGGAAGTTTATTGAAAAGCACCGTTTATTTAACCCTTGCGGGTAAAATTGTTTCTGTGGAGGCCCGTCATGCGGCTTATATCAGAGAGCTGATTTCTCCAAATTCCTTCTCTAATGTGGAAGTCGTGGATATGGTCAATGGCCTGGATAAATCCCGGAACCCGATGGAAGTATTGGCCATAGCAGGTGGATTTGTAAAAACAAAAATCAACGTAACCAATTTAAACGCCTAA
- a CDS encoding two-component regulator propeller domain-containing protein translates to MSAIKLFTISILSFLFSTTGFSQSTYLQHFSTKNGLPSNNCFYTLQDSKGYLWIATDAGVSRFDGKIFETFSINDGLPDNQILQLKEDKSGKIWFLALNGQLSYFFNGKIYNETNNNLLKLLKFNAVIVSFFQDSKGRIWLGTNKNVLVMYNGKHITKYISADHDRQFINTFVHEDAAGKIWAISNTSVRMLQGSKFKVAPHSSLPISYKTALNLPDKTLAYLDASGLKIRTGQEEKLLTKVNTALLSNDPGYFHLDQNKDLWLSNASGIYHIESDGKTRRYLDNISSSQAIRDAKGNMWFTTTNGIYMLPQKNERLYVVNKANGLSSDLVKSIIKDDKNRLWLGMDEAKINVVDQQNNQISQIALGDKKKYNTVKQLAFDSTDHSIYFASDYGLGRINDIYNNNRNIDYLRETSSSMFVIKSFSISSGGLKNLALALSSGVVIIPDRLKKFEFTSLSFKQGEDFFNNRSYRVFYDRQQGLWFSNINGLSEFNKGSLTNFFEKQPLLTKRINDIQELPDRTIVLATDGNGLLFMKEGRIVKVITQEDGLADNICKRLFVKNNQTWVVTNNGINRIYFDGENATVESFEYTNALLTDDVNCLYIDDKNAYFATNNGLVYFAYNQSEHNKEAPKVYITSVVNNKNKLGMNHPDHVLDPSDNSITFYYSAIDFQNKNILYRYRLKADAPWTETKSRRIEFSSLEPGEYSFELSAKSNNSNWGSPAKVNFVLKAHFWQTTWFLILVFLLAGFAFYKLAVVVTRRQKNKEQEQLLLKNKILMLEQRALQAMMNPHFVFNVMNSIQHYINTKDTNSANKILTGFAKLIRKNLEICTRSFITLEEELDYLELYLSLEKKRFGDKLMYQIKVSPAIDKEETMVPSMILQPYIENAIWHGIMPKEEGGKIDLLIDLQGPDHLIIKIIDDGVGIDNSLRNRKGDHQSKGMDLTKERINLLNQVEANPIQVMVQQTGISGTFVSISIPLMP, encoded by the coding sequence ATGTCGGCCATTAAGCTTTTTACGATCAGCATTTTAAGCTTTTTGTTCAGCACAACTGGTTTTTCACAAAGCACTTACCTGCAACATTTCAGTACCAAGAACGGACTTCCAAGCAACAATTGTTTTTATACCTTACAAGATAGTAAAGGATACCTCTGGATCGCTACTGATGCAGGGGTGAGCCGTTTTGACGGTAAAATATTCGAAACATTTTCCATCAATGACGGTCTTCCCGACAACCAGATTCTCCAGTTAAAAGAAGATAAAAGCGGAAAAATCTGGTTTCTCGCCCTGAATGGGCAGCTCAGCTATTTTTTCAATGGAAAGATCTACAATGAGACCAATAACAATTTATTAAAATTACTCAAGTTCAATGCCGTGATTGTCTCTTTTTTCCAGGACAGTAAAGGCAGGATCTGGTTGGGAACAAACAAGAATGTGCTCGTGATGTATAACGGTAAACACATTACAAAATACATATCTGCCGACCATGACCGGCAGTTTATCAATACTTTTGTCCATGAGGATGCAGCCGGAAAAATCTGGGCAATCAGCAATACCTCTGTGCGGATGCTGCAAGGGAGTAAATTCAAAGTTGCCCCACATAGCAGTTTACCTATTTCCTATAAAACAGCGCTCAACCTTCCCGATAAGACCCTGGCCTACCTCGATGCCTCCGGTCTGAAGATCAGAACAGGTCAGGAAGAAAAATTACTGACCAAAGTCAATACTGCATTGTTGAGTAATGACCCCGGTTATTTTCACCTGGATCAAAACAAGGACCTATGGCTAAGTAATGCCTCGGGAATTTACCATATTGAATCTGACGGAAAAACCAGGCGTTACCTGGACAATATTTCTTCCAGTCAGGCGATCAGGGATGCGAAAGGCAATATGTGGTTTACAACGACCAATGGAATTTACATGCTTCCTCAGAAAAATGAGCGGCTTTACGTCGTCAATAAAGCAAACGGACTGAGCAGCGATCTGGTAAAAAGCATTATAAAGGACGATAAGAACAGGTTATGGCTTGGGATGGATGAAGCAAAAATCAATGTCGTTGATCAGCAGAACAATCAGATCAGCCAAATTGCATTGGGGGACAAAAAGAAATACAACACGGTTAAACAACTTGCTTTCGACAGCACTGACCATTCCATTTATTTTGCTTCTGATTATGGTTTGGGCAGGATAAATGACATTTATAACAACAATAGGAACATCGATTACCTCCGGGAAACGAGCAGTTCTATGTTTGTCATTAAGAGTTTCAGCATCTCCTCAGGAGGGCTTAAAAACCTGGCATTGGCACTTTCTTCAGGGGTGGTCATTATCCCGGACAGGCTAAAGAAATTTGAATTCACCTCACTTTCGTTCAAACAAGGAGAAGATTTCTTTAACAACAGGTCTTACCGCGTATTCTACGATAGGCAGCAAGGCTTATGGTTTTCAAACATCAACGGCTTATCCGAGTTCAATAAGGGAAGCTTAACTAATTTCTTCGAAAAACAACCCCTGTTAACCAAACGGATTAACGACATCCAGGAGCTTCCCGACCGTACGATTGTATTGGCTACCGATGGAAATGGCTTACTCTTTATGAAAGAAGGAAGAATCGTCAAAGTCATCACACAGGAGGATGGCTTAGCGGACAACATCTGCAAGCGCCTGTTTGTAAAAAACAACCAGACCTGGGTAGTCACCAATAATGGGATCAACAGGATTTATTTCGATGGGGAAAATGCAACGGTCGAATCCTTTGAATACACAAATGCACTGCTGACCGATGATGTGAATTGTCTGTATATTGACGATAAGAACGCTTATTTTGCCACCAATAATGGCCTGGTTTATTTTGCATACAATCAATCAGAACACAATAAGGAAGCGCCAAAGGTTTACATTACCTCGGTAGTAAATAACAAGAATAAGCTGGGCATGAACCATCCGGATCACGTATTGGATCCTTCCGACAACAGCATTACCTTTTATTATAGCGCCATAGATTTCCAGAATAAAAACATCCTTTACCGGTACCGCTTAAAAGCAGATGCGCCATGGACGGAAACAAAAAGCAGGAGGATTGAATTCTCTTCCCTGGAACCCGGAGAATATAGCTTTGAACTGAGTGCCAAATCAAATAACAGCAACTGGGGTAGCCCTGCTAAGGTTAATTTTGTACTCAAAGCACATTTCTGGCAAACGACCTGGTTCCTGATCCTGGTTTTTCTGCTGGCAGGTTTTGCCTTTTACAAGCTGGCAGTTGTGGTTACCCGGCGACAAAAGAACAAAGAACAGGAGCAGTTGCTGCTGAAGAACAAAATCCTCATGCTGGAACAACGGGCCTTACAGGCGATGATGAATCCCCATTTCGTCTTCAATGTGATGAATTCCATTCAGCATTACATCAATACAAAGGATACCAATTCTGCCAATAAAATCCTGACGGGATTTGCAAAGCTGATCAGAAAGAACCTGGAAATCTGTACCCGGAGTTTCATTACGCTGGAGGAAGAACTGGATTACCTGGAACTCTACCTGAGCCTGGAGAAAAAAAGATTTGGAGATAAACTGATGTACCAGATCAAGGTGAGCCCGGCCATCGATAAAGAAGAAACGATGGTTCCTTCGATGATTTTACAGCCTTATATTGAAAATGCCATCTGGCACGGCATTATGCCTAAGGAAGAAGGGGGTAAAATCGATTTGCTGATTGACCTGCAGGGGCCAGATCACCTGATCATAAAAATCATTGATGATGGTGTTGGGATAGACAATTCCCTCAGGAACAGAAAAGGCGATCACCAGAGTAAAGGAATGGACCTGACCAAAGAACGCATCAATTTATTAAACCAGGTTGAAGCTAATCCTATACAGGTAATGGTTCAACAGACCGGTATTTCAGGCACTTTTGTATCCATTTCTATCCCTTTAATGCCCTAA